In Candidatus Zixiibacteriota bacterium, the genomic window CGGTCTGGCCGACCCTCACACTGTTAAGATCATCTCGTACGTCGTCCCGCGGCCCGATTCGACCTTCCCGCTGCGGCTGGAGCCGTTCAAACTGGACATCTCGCAGTACGGCGAGGCGGTTCGCGACCGGGCATCGCTTGAGATAACCAATGTCTCGGACAAAGAGCTTGCTATCAGTTTAATAGCCGGGGTGGAGGATATTGGCACGCTGACTCTTCCACCAACCGTCGGCCCAGGCCAGACCGTCACAGCCGAGTTAGTGCTCAAGCCGGAAGCGCTGGCTAACGAACTAGAGCGCTCGTTCACGTTTGAGGTGGGCGACGAGCACCACAGCCGTTACACCGTCCCGATCCGCCGCAAACTCCGCGACCCTCGCGTGGGGCAGTTGACAGCACCCGCAGGAGAGTAAAGTCTCGGTGCCCCACCGCTTGCGGTGGGTGAAGATTCCACAAGGTGCCCCACCCTTTGGGCGGGAGTGAGGAGTCCGGATTCACAAAATGCTGGATGACAAAGACCCTATTCCATGTTATCTTTCCGACAAAGGGATGTAAGCAATGGGACATCATCGAGGAATCTCCCCCCACCGTCCGCCGAAGGCGGAGCGGGGCATACGTGCTTATTAGAGGTACGATGGTCATCTCGGAGAATGTAACTACCCACAGCAAGCTGTGGGCTACCGGGCTACCCCCCCATGCCACATCCAGACATTCGGTTCAATGTATGAGCCCTCGTTCTTTGCGACATCAATACGCACCGGCACGAGCGCGCCGGGGATCACATAGTCGCCACTGCGCGGACATGTCATACCGGTCCATGACTCCCACTCCGCAACTGCCCCGACAATCCGCATCGCCGTGTGGCACGGCTTGATTATCCGCCCGCCTGCTTTGGCGTGCACCCGAAGCCAGGGATCGTACGGGAAGCCGTTGTCGCCGGTCCACGTGATGTA contains:
- a CDS encoding DUF1573 domain-containing protein gives rise to the protein MNRMNAVLIATAVAILPATSVWAGPLLTIPEPEFDFGYIPQNSKVAHVFWLHNTGDQEMKIAKVNPGCGCTQAPLDKEIVPPGDSARLEIIFSSRLYFERVVKTPVIEIAGLADPHTVKIISYVVPRPDSTFPLRLEPFKLDISQYGEAVRDRASLEITNVSDKELAISLIAGVEDIGTLTLPPTVGPGQTVTAELVLKPEALANELERSFTFEVGDEHHSRYTVPIRRKLRDPRVGQLTAPAGE